TTTACTGTTTATGATTTTTTTTGAGGTTAGAAATTTTATACCACCAAAAAATATAAAGGCTCATTATCAAATATTAAAATTAATTCCTATGAATGCGAGTGTGGCAGCTGATTCTAACTTACAGGGACATTTGCAATATCGCGAAAGATTATTTAGGGTAGGAGCGGAACCATCTAATACAGAGTTTGTGGTTGTTAAAAAATATCCTTATGTTTCAGAAAAGGACTTGCCATATTTATTTAAGAAGCAACCAATAAAAGTGCTTACTTCTCTTTTATTAGGAGATGTTCGAAGAGAAAAGGATATTATTAGTAATGATTTGTTGATAAAAAAATATTTAGATGATCTTAATTATACATCTACAAATATCTCTAATCTTTGGTTGTTTCAGAAGTTACATTAACTACAAAAATAAAAATTATTTCTGTTAATATGTCCTTCAATTGTAAATAATTTTACATCAAGTTTTTCCACTGATTTATAATGTTTTTTAAGTTCAGTTTCAAAGTGAGAAGAAGCAAAAACTATTATTGGTGCAGTTGTTGATATTTCTTCTTCTAGCCATAATGCGTGTTGGTTAGCTCCCCATCTACCATTTATGTCTAACATATTTGTTGGCATATATACTTGTTTTTTTAAGTAATAACTTAATCTTACGTATATAACATGATATACTTTTTAATATGTTAAGTATTGATAATATCAACCAAATTATTAAAACGATTAATAATGTGTCCAATCCTGAAGCTGTGTATCTTTTTGGAAGCTATGCAGATGGAACAGCAAAAGAGGATAGTGATTTGGATCTGTTAGTTATTAAAAATAATATTCCAGATAAAATGCAGGAGCTTCTTAGAATAAAAAAAAGCATTATTTC
The genomic region above belongs to Candidatus Margulisiibacteriota bacterium and contains:
- a CDS encoding nucleotidyltransferase domain-containing protein, with the protein product MLSIDNINQIIKTINNVSNPEAVYLFGSYADGTAKEDSDLDLLVIKNNIPDKMQELLRIKKSIISDEYSIDLLLYSEEEYEHKKSQGWKLFSEIEKKGKLINVK